In Listeria swaminathanii, a single window of DNA contains:
- a CDS encoding YggT family protein: protein MQSILYQVVEIILFIVRWLPTLMFIYFLMSWFPGARESKVGQLLARIFEPILEPFRRIIPPIGMFDISSLVAYFIFQYAMRVLTGLIQVYVIPMLF from the coding sequence TTGCAAAGTATTTTATATCAAGTGGTGGAAATCATTTTATTTATTGTTAGATGGTTGCCAACACTCATGTTTATTTATTTCTTGATGAGCTGGTTCCCGGGTGCAAGAGAGTCGAAAGTTGGCCAATTGCTAGCACGCATTTTTGAACCGATTTTAGAACCCTTTAGAAGGATTATTCCGCCGATTGGTATGTTTGATATTTCGTCCCTTGTGGCTTATTTCATTTTCCAATATGCGATGAGAGTCCTAACTGGTTTAATTCAAGTATATGTTATTCCAATGTTATTTTAA
- the ftsZ gene encoding cell division protein FtsZ, translating to MLEFDTSSESLATIKVIGVGGGGNNAVNRMIEHGVQGVEFISVNTDAQALNLAKAETKLQIGTKLTRGLGAGAVPEIGKKAAEESREQIEEALKGSDMVFVTAGMGGGTGTGAAPVIAQIAKEMGALTVGVVTRPFGFEGPKRTKQALVGSEAMKEAVDTLIVIPNDRLLQIVDKNTPMLEAFREADNVLRQGVQGISDLIAVPGLINLDFADVKTIMTNRGSALMGIGIATGENRAAEAAKKAISSPLLETSVDGAKGVLMNITGGSNLSLYEVQEAAEIVSSASDEDVNMIFGSVINDELQDELIVTVIATGFDEEKQAQQQAQANRRPNQSIQVNRPNYAVQDEQQNDYAQNAPQQANAPVHEQQAEPQQNSSDVDVPAFIRNRNRRG from the coding sequence ATGTTAGAATTTGACACTAGTTCAGAAAGTTTGGCAACAATTAAAGTAATCGGTGTTGGCGGCGGCGGTAATAACGCTGTAAACCGTATGATTGAGCATGGTGTTCAAGGAGTAGAATTTATCTCCGTTAATACAGACGCTCAAGCACTTAACTTAGCAAAAGCAGAAACAAAACTACAAATCGGTACAAAATTAACGCGTGGTTTAGGCGCGGGAGCTGTACCTGAAATTGGTAAAAAAGCAGCAGAAGAAAGCCGCGAACAAATTGAAGAAGCTTTAAAAGGTTCTGATATGGTATTCGTAACTGCTGGAATGGGTGGCGGAACTGGAACTGGAGCTGCACCTGTTATTGCTCAAATCGCAAAAGAAATGGGTGCATTAACAGTTGGTGTGGTTACACGACCATTCGGTTTTGAAGGACCAAAACGTACAAAACAAGCTCTAGTTGGATCAGAAGCAATGAAAGAAGCGGTAGACACATTAATCGTGATTCCTAACGACCGTTTACTTCAAATTGTGGATAAAAACACACCAATGCTTGAAGCTTTCCGTGAAGCAGATAATGTTTTACGTCAAGGTGTCCAAGGGATTTCTGACTTGATTGCCGTTCCTGGTTTAATTAACTTAGACTTTGCCGATGTAAAAACAATTATGACTAATCGCGGTTCTGCCCTTATGGGAATTGGTATTGCAACTGGTGAAAACCGTGCTGCCGAGGCTGCGAAAAAAGCTATCTCGTCTCCACTTCTTGAAACTTCTGTTGATGGAGCAAAAGGTGTCCTAATGAATATCACTGGTGGATCTAACCTTAGCCTTTATGAAGTACAAGAAGCTGCAGAAATCGTATCTAGCGCATCTGATGAAGATGTAAACATGATTTTCGGTTCTGTTATTAACGACGAACTACAAGACGAATTAATCGTTACAGTTATTGCGACAGGTTTTGATGAAGAGAAGCAAGCGCAACAACAAGCGCAAGCAAATCGTCGTCCAAACCAATCCATTCAAGTAAATCGTCCTAATTATGCTGTACAAGACGAACAACAAAATGATTACGCGCAAAACGCACCACAACAAGCAAATGCACCAGTTCATGAACAACAAGCTGAACCACAACAAAATAGTTCAGACGTTGATGTACCAGCATTTATCCGTAACCGTAACCGTCGCGGATAA
- a CDS encoding cell division protein SepF, with amino-acid sequence MGLSNKFKSFFFLDEEEEYYEEEVAREPEPMQKKTKKERPNKNRFYAVEEDDAKVVSMQGAQFSSRMVLAEPRVYAEAQELADYLKEYKSVVVNLQRISHDQATRIVDFLSGTVYALGGDIQRVGNNIFLCTPDNVEVDGSISEMLDEQNFM; translated from the coding sequence ATGGGACTATCGAATAAATTTAAGTCTTTCTTTTTCTTAGATGAAGAGGAAGAATATTATGAAGAAGAAGTAGCGAGGGAACCTGAACCTATGCAAAAGAAAACGAAGAAAGAAAGACCTAATAAAAACCGTTTTTATGCTGTAGAAGAAGATGATGCGAAGGTGGTTAGTATGCAGGGAGCTCAGTTTTCTAGTCGGATGGTACTTGCGGAACCGCGTGTATATGCAGAAGCACAAGAACTTGCGGATTACTTAAAAGAATATAAATCTGTTGTTGTAAACTTGCAACGTATTAGTCATGATCAAGCGACGCGTATTGTCGATTTCTTGAGTGGTACAGTTTATGCATTAGGTGGAGATATTCAACGTGTTGGGAATAATATTTTCTTATGTACTCCAGACAATGTGGAAGTGGATGGCTCTATTTCCGAAATGCTTGATGAACAAAACTTTATGTGA
- the ftsA gene encoding cell division protein FtsA, whose translation MGDSEIYVSLDIGTASVKVIIAEMADDRLNIIGVGNVESSGIKKGIIIDIDKTVESIKKAIEQAERMVGVEISQVIVGVVSNQVHLEACRGIVAVGSENREITDEDVWNVMDAAQVVPLSPEREIINTIPDQFVVDGLTGITDPRGMIGVRLEMEGTLITGSKTILHNTLRCVERAGLEISDIALQPLAEASISLSEDDKEFGTALVNVGAGTTTVSVFEQGRLTYTGVIPVGGDNITKDLSLGLNTSTANADRVKLEHGYAFYDDASPDEVFAIDVIGSDQKQHFTQVEVADIIEARMEEIFQLVVEELTRAGKTHLPGGYVLTGGSMAIPGAIDLAGKTLAAHVRLAIPDYIGVREPSFTTAVGLIKYAYQMAELEGRDVSSSASEARYDDEAPKQKQPKPKQKKSDDEKVSTKMKNFFGAFFE comes from the coding sequence ATGGGTGATAGCGAAATTTATGTAAGTTTAGACATTGGAACAGCTTCTGTGAAAGTAATCATCGCAGAAATGGCTGACGATAGACTCAATATTATCGGTGTTGGGAATGTCGAATCTTCCGGAATTAAAAAAGGAATCATTATCGACATAGACAAGACTGTAGAATCCATCAAAAAGGCAATTGAACAAGCAGAAAGAATGGTCGGCGTTGAAATTTCTCAAGTAATCGTTGGAGTAGTATCCAATCAGGTACACTTAGAGGCTTGCCGAGGAATTGTTGCAGTAGGTAGCGAAAATCGTGAAATTACAGATGAAGATGTCTGGAATGTAATGGATGCAGCTCAAGTTGTTCCTCTATCTCCTGAAAGAGAAATTATTAATACCATCCCAGATCAATTTGTAGTGGATGGATTAACTGGGATTACAGATCCACGCGGAATGATTGGCGTGCGTTTAGAAATGGAAGGCACATTAATTACTGGTTCAAAAACAATTTTACATAATACATTACGTTGTGTGGAACGTGCAGGACTTGAGATTTCTGATATTGCTTTACAACCACTTGCTGAAGCATCTATCTCTTTGTCAGAAGATGATAAAGAATTTGGAACAGCACTTGTGAATGTTGGCGCTGGAACTACAACAGTTAGTGTGTTCGAACAAGGACGACTAACGTATACTGGTGTTATTCCAGTTGGCGGCGATAACATTACGAAAGACTTATCACTTGGACTTAACACATCAACTGCCAATGCAGATCGTGTCAAATTAGAGCACGGTTATGCCTTTTATGATGATGCGTCTCCAGATGAAGTTTTTGCTATTGATGTTATCGGTAGTGATCAAAAACAACATTTTACACAAGTAGAAGTTGCAGACATTATCGAAGCACGTATGGAAGAAATTTTCCAATTGGTAGTGGAAGAACTTACACGCGCTGGTAAAACACATCTTCCAGGAGGCTATGTACTAACTGGTGGCTCGATGGCTATTCCGGGCGCAATTGATTTGGCTGGAAAAACATTAGCAGCACACGTTAGACTAGCAATTCCTGATTATATTGGTGTTCGTGAACCATCCTTTACAACCGCAGTAGGCTTAATTAAATATGCTTACCAAATGGCTGAATTAGAAGGACGCGACGTAAGCAGTTCAGCAAGTGAAGCGCGTTATGACGACGAAGCACCAAAACAAAAACAGCCAAAACCAAAACAAAAAAAATCAGATGACGAAAAAGTATCAACGAAAATGAAGAATTTTTTCGGCGCATTTTTTGAATAA
- the nadC gene encoding carboxylating nicotinate-nucleotide diphosphorylase codes for MNSILMNQAIHAFLLEDIGQYDLSAETIFASDTIGEGAFLAKETGILCGVAIPPKVYEILGGKVAFEALKKDGDPVKKGDIIATVTAPVRTLLSGERVILNLMQRMSGIASQTNVAIKQLDDPAIRICDTRKTAPGLRAFDKYAVQTGGGFNHRNGLYDGVMLKDNHIAFSGGITAAVATVREKLGHMVKIEVETETPEQVKEAVQAGADIIMFDNRTPEEIKQLVKLVPAHITTEISGNITLDNINSYKGSGANYISLGSLTHSVRALDISFNSKGGRMA; via the coding sequence ATGAACTCAATACTTATGAATCAAGCTATTCACGCATTTTTATTAGAAGATATTGGTCAATATGATTTAAGTGCAGAGACTATTTTTGCTAGTGATACGATTGGGGAAGGCGCTTTTCTGGCTAAGGAAACTGGTATTCTTTGTGGGGTTGCTATCCCGCCAAAAGTATATGAAATCCTCGGCGGCAAGGTGGCGTTTGAAGCCTTAAAAAAAGATGGTGATCCGGTCAAAAAAGGAGATATTATCGCAACCGTGACTGCTCCCGTGCGCACACTACTTTCTGGTGAGCGAGTCATTTTAAATTTAATGCAACGAATGAGCGGAATTGCTAGCCAAACGAATGTAGCCATCAAACAGCTGGATGATCCGGCAATTCGCATTTGCGATACACGAAAAACAGCACCCGGTCTTCGCGCCTTTGATAAGTATGCCGTACAGACCGGTGGCGGCTTTAATCATCGTAATGGTCTATATGATGGCGTTATGCTAAAAGATAACCACATCGCCTTCTCTGGCGGCATTACCGCGGCTGTAGCTACTGTCCGCGAGAAATTAGGACACATGGTGAAAATCGAAGTCGAAACGGAAACACCAGAACAAGTGAAAGAGGCCGTCCAAGCTGGCGCAGATATTATTATGTTTGATAATCGCACACCAGAAGAAATCAAGCAGCTCGTTAAGCTCGTTCCAGCGCATATTACTACTGAAATTTCCGGTAATATTACTTTGGACAATATTAATAGCTATAAAGGTTCTGGAGCAAATTATATTTCTTTAGGCTCGCTAACCCATTCTGTTCGCGCGCTCGACATTAGTTTTAATAGCAAAGGAGGAAGAATGGCATGA
- the nadB gene encoding L-aspartate oxidase, producing the protein MSKERVIIVGSGISGCMAALRLMQDYDVTIITKSQKEESNSMLAQGGVAAAVSKSDTPKKHFSDTFQAGCFHNKVRAVNQLVTCGPIVIQKLMEEGMTFDEKDGELLLGLEGAHRLPRILHIGGDQTGKFLTTFLQEKLTNINWQEQQMAIELIKQNDVAIGVHCLDMENQLHTYYGEHIILASGGLGQLFPVTTNAATISGDGLALAYRAGAKLTDMEFIQFHPTLLFLNGRCHELISEAVRGEGATLVRTDGSAVMTNIHPMADLAPRDVVAATLFEEIETGNDIFLDIDAVAHFEERFPAITASLDAHQVPFRETKRIPVHPGAHFLMGGIRTDLHGKTNVPGLYAIGEVANAGVHGANRLASNSLLETLVFGEKVAEYIRTQETKPQNNPAIPLTSQAKAPHLPDKQLLQEKIWETLGITRKPEKITEFLRWIAAFDYANHTREAAEISHMLVTAKLIAESALKRTESLGAHRILKGVMK; encoded by the coding sequence ATGTCAAAAGAACGCGTGATTATAGTTGGGAGCGGTATTTCTGGTTGTATGGCCGCCCTCAGATTAATGCAGGACTATGATGTGACAATAATCACAAAAAGTCAGAAAGAAGAGAGTAACTCCATGCTCGCTCAAGGTGGAGTAGCTGCAGCAGTGTCAAAAAGCGATACTCCGAAAAAACATTTTAGCGATACATTCCAAGCGGGTTGTTTTCATAATAAAGTCCGTGCGGTAAACCAACTCGTTACTTGTGGCCCAATTGTAATCCAAAAATTAATGGAAGAAGGCATGACATTTGACGAGAAGGACGGCGAACTTTTGCTCGGTTTAGAAGGCGCGCACAGGCTGCCACGAATTTTACATATCGGCGGCGATCAAACTGGCAAATTTCTCACTACTTTTTTACAAGAAAAATTGACGAATATTAACTGGCAAGAGCAACAAATGGCCATCGAGCTTATTAAACAGAACGATGTCGCGATTGGCGTTCATTGTTTAGATATGGAAAATCAGTTACATACTTATTACGGTGAGCATATTATTTTAGCAAGTGGCGGGCTGGGGCAACTTTTTCCGGTTACGACTAATGCGGCAACGATTTCTGGTGATGGATTGGCGCTTGCTTACCGGGCTGGCGCGAAATTGACCGATATGGAATTTATTCAATTTCACCCAACTTTACTCTTCCTAAATGGGCGTTGTCATGAGCTTATTTCTGAAGCGGTTCGCGGTGAAGGAGCCACACTTGTTCGCACGGACGGTTCAGCGGTGATGACCAATATTCATCCAATGGCTGATCTTGCACCGCGCGATGTGGTTGCAGCAACACTTTTTGAAGAAATTGAAACTGGAAATGATATATTCCTAGATATTGATGCGGTCGCTCATTTTGAAGAACGTTTTCCGGCAATCACTGCGAGTTTAGACGCCCACCAAGTACCATTTCGCGAAACGAAACGAATTCCAGTTCATCCAGGCGCACATTTTTTAATGGGGGGGATTCGAACGGACCTTCACGGAAAAACCAATGTTCCTGGTTTGTACGCGATTGGTGAAGTGGCAAATGCGGGTGTGCACGGCGCCAATCGTCTCGCTAGTAATTCGCTTCTTGAAACACTTGTTTTTGGCGAGAAAGTTGCTGAATATATCCGCACACAGGAAACCAAGCCCCAAAATAATCCAGCCATCCCACTCACTAGCCAAGCAAAAGCCCCCCACTTACCAGATAAACAGCTGCTGCAAGAGAAAATTTGGGAAACGTTGGGGATTACTCGAAAACCAGAGAAAATCACGGAATTTCTTCGCTGGATAGCTGCATTTGATTACGCCAACCACACCCGCGAAGCCGCTGAAATCAGCCATATGCTTGTTACTGCAAAATTAATCGCCGAAAGTGCCCTCAAACGAACCGAAAGCCTCGGCGCACATCGAATTTTAAAAGGAGTAATGAAATGA
- the nadA gene encoding quinolinate synthase NadA, giving the protein MNLLETVEQDTMPTRYKHMTQTEMIARVTEIKAQLGEDLFIPCHHYQKDEVVPFADAIGDSLQLAQIAASNKKAKHIVFCGVHFMAETADMLTTNEQIVTLPDMRAGCSMADMADIHQLTNAWPKLQTLFGDTILPVTYINSTAAIKSFVGEHGGTTVTSSNATKIVSWALEQKERIFFLPDQHLGRNTAFELGIPLKHMAIWNPIKNELEYEGDLDDCKIILWKGYCSVHQHFTVKNIENIRKNHPAMRIIVHPECTHEVVSLADDSGSTKKIVTEIRNAAPGTEWAIGTEANLVGRISQENPDKKIVSLNPFMCPCMTMNRIDLPHLLWTLEAIQNGEQRNQIKVDAETTKFALKALERMLQLS; this is encoded by the coding sequence ATGAACTTACTGGAAACGGTCGAACAAGACACAATGCCGACTCGTTATAAGCACATGACGCAAACAGAAATGATTGCTCGCGTCACGGAAATTAAAGCCCAGCTTGGCGAAGATCTCTTTATCCCCTGCCACCATTATCAAAAAGATGAGGTCGTTCCGTTTGCAGATGCGATTGGCGATTCTTTACAATTAGCGCAAATTGCTGCAAGTAATAAAAAAGCGAAACATATCGTTTTTTGCGGGGTTCATTTTATGGCAGAAACGGCGGATATGCTTACGACAAACGAACAGATAGTTACTTTGCCAGATATGCGCGCCGGTTGTTCGATGGCGGATATGGCAGACATTCACCAATTAACAAATGCCTGGCCTAAATTGCAAACGCTTTTTGGCGATACGATTTTACCTGTGACTTATATTAATTCGACAGCTGCAATTAAATCTTTCGTCGGCGAACACGGCGGTACAACCGTTACATCGAGTAATGCAACCAAAATTGTCTCATGGGCGCTTGAACAAAAAGAACGCATTTTCTTCCTTCCCGACCAGCATCTAGGCCGGAACACTGCATTTGAACTAGGCATCCCCCTCAAACATATGGCGATTTGGAACCCGATTAAAAATGAACTGGAATACGAAGGTGATTTGGACGATTGTAAAATTATTCTTTGGAAAGGCTACTGCTCTGTTCATCAACATTTCACAGTTAAAAATATCGAAAACATTCGTAAAAATCACCCTGCTATGCGAATTATCGTTCATCCAGAGTGTACGCATGAAGTCGTTTCGTTAGCAGATGATTCAGGTTCAACGAAAAAAATTGTCACAGAAATACGTAATGCAGCACCCGGTACAGAATGGGCCATTGGTACGGAAGCCAATCTGGTCGGTCGCATTAGCCAAGAAAATCCGGATAAAAAAATCGTTTCGCTCAACCCATTTATGTGCCCGTGTATGACCATGAACCGGATCGATTTACCACATTTGCTCTGGACACTCGAAGCCATCCAAAACGGCGAACAACGTAACCAAATAAAAGTTGATGCAGAAACAACCAAATTTGCATTAAAAGCATTAGAAAGAATGCTCCAATTAAGCTAA
- a CDS encoding cell division protein FtsQ/DivIB, with protein sequence MAENKRVISIENRIPELKKYRKKKLVRHLAILIGIFAILIAITLYFLSPLSKLDKISVSGNKQLTENEVRKESGLKVGEFVVGIRNGKTENQLKKNTLIKDATVSKDGLNDVKINITEFKTIGYQQKDGKYYDVLESGIMLTDQPRQFPIGNDLLFQNFENGKTLEKMVAQINKLPKEVVSSISEVIYSPTDSDKSHIVLYMNDGNQVSADISSFAEKMQHYPAIVAQLANGQKGVIDIEVGSYFQSYYQQNAEKKAAEEKAEEKKKANE encoded by the coding sequence ATGGCGGAGAACAAACGAGTAATTTCCATTGAAAATCGTATACCCGAGCTAAAAAAATACCGCAAAAAGAAATTAGTACGACATCTAGCCATTTTAATCGGAATTTTTGCGATTTTGATAGCCATTACGCTCTATTTCCTTTCACCACTAAGTAAGCTTGATAAAATTTCCGTGAGCGGTAATAAACAACTTACCGAAAATGAAGTACGAAAAGAAAGCGGACTTAAAGTAGGCGAGTTTGTAGTTGGAATTCGAAATGGAAAAACTGAAAATCAACTCAAAAAAAATACACTCATTAAAGATGCGACCGTTTCTAAAGATGGCTTAAATGACGTCAAAATCAACATTACTGAATTTAAAACAATTGGCTACCAACAAAAGGATGGAAAATACTACGATGTGCTTGAAAGTGGCATTATGCTAACGGATCAACCACGACAATTTCCAATCGGTAATGATTTGCTTTTCCAAAACTTTGAAAACGGCAAAACGCTCGAAAAAATGGTAGCGCAAATTAATAAACTACCAAAAGAGGTCGTTAGCTCGATTTCTGAAGTGATTTACAGCCCGACCGACAGCGATAAAAGTCATATCGTACTCTATATGAATGATGGCAATCAAGTTTCCGCAGACATAAGTTCGTTTGCAGAGAAAATGCAACATTATCCAGCCATCGTCGCTCAATTAGCAAACGGTCAAAAAGGTGTTATTGATATCGAAGTTGGTTCTTATTTCCAAAGTTATTATCAACAAAACGCGGAGAAAAAAGCAGCTGAAGAAAAAGCCGAAGAGAAGAAAAAAGCAAACGAATAA
- a CDS encoding cysteine desulfurase family protein: MIYFDHAATTKMSEAALSVFINASREFFANSESLHDAGTKAAALLEKCRGSFADILNVSVRGIIFTSGGTESNQIAIQTLLHTSEKKEVLVSPLEHASIWQQLGALEQAGECRVKILPVDAFGQVSPAVLSKMISADTGLIIIQHVNSEIGTIQPIAELAHIAKQAGAYFHTDIVQSFGKLALDLGDVTSFSISAHKIYGPKGAGLLFINPDIPLQAALPDVHHEFGFRAGTVNVPAIAAFTTAAYDIMETREKEVRRIAELKMAICETLTARVKVEGGRNTSPFILGLTLPNMQGQEALLALNEADIQISTTSACSLRDPAPSKTLIATGKTEEEASRFIRLSFGNENELSDSIIFKEEIDKLLRKR, from the coding sequence ATGATTTACTTTGACCATGCAGCAACAACGAAAATGAGCGAGGCGGCACTAAGCGTTTTTATAAATGCATCAAGAGAGTTCTTCGCTAATTCGGAAAGTTTACACGATGCTGGGACGAAAGCAGCCGCTCTTTTAGAAAAGTGTCGTGGCAGTTTTGCAGATATTTTGAATGTTTCAGTGAGGGGAATTATTTTTACAAGTGGTGGCACGGAAAGCAATCAAATCGCGATACAAACATTGCTACATACAAGTGAGAAGAAAGAAGTGTTAGTGAGTCCGTTAGAGCATGCTTCTATTTGGCAACAGCTAGGTGCTTTAGAGCAAGCAGGGGAATGTCGGGTGAAAATTTTGCCAGTCGATGCTTTTGGTCAAGTAAGTCCAGCAGTTCTGAGCAAAATGATTTCTGCGGATACCGGGCTTATTATCATTCAACATGTGAATTCGGAAATTGGCACCATCCAACCCATTGCGGAATTAGCGCATATTGCCAAACAAGCAGGCGCTTATTTTCATACAGATATCGTTCAATCATTCGGAAAACTAGCTTTGGATTTAGGGGACGTAACTAGTTTTAGTATATCGGCACATAAAATTTATGGACCAAAAGGGGCGGGGCTTCTTTTTATAAATCCAGATATTCCCCTGCAAGCTGCTTTGCCGGATGTTCACCATGAATTTGGCTTTCGAGCGGGGACTGTAAATGTTCCAGCAATTGCTGCCTTTACGACTGCCGCCTATGATATAATGGAAACTAGAGAAAAAGAAGTGAGGCGGATTGCGGAACTTAAAATGGCGATTTGTGAGACGTTGACAGCGCGAGTCAAGGTCGAAGGGGGACGAAATACATCTCCGTTTATTCTAGGATTGACTTTACCCAATATGCAAGGGCAAGAAGCATTACTGGCATTAAACGAAGCGGATATTCAAATTTCGACAACGAGCGCCTGTAGTTTGCGGGACCCAGCGCCATCCAAAACATTAATTGCTACCGGGAAAACAGAAGAAGAAGCAAGCCGATTTATTCGCTTGTCCTTTGGAAACGAAAATGAATTAAGCGATAGTATTATTTTTAAAGAAGAAATCGACAAATTACTACGAAAAAGGTGA
- a CDS encoding YlmH family RNA-binding protein, with product MDGIYQHFRAEEYAFIDKILGITMQVENEYTPQLTDFLDPRQRFITETVIGGYEQINVQFFGGVAHAERRRALIYPDYYTPTEADFEIALFHIRYPVKFTTLTHQKILGTLMSLGMKRDIFGDILNNGTEWQLLVESSMKDYLTLQLEKIGKVNVMLEETDLANAVYAPVVWEEMGLTVSSMRLDVIISNAHHISRQKAKQLVVAGLVKVNWKTVENPDFECEEEDVLSARGYGRVKVLSTGGRTKKDKIRIEIGYLK from the coding sequence ATGGATGGAATTTATCAGCATTTTCGCGCGGAAGAATACGCATTTATTGATAAAATTTTAGGGATTACAATGCAAGTGGAAAATGAATATACGCCGCAGTTGACGGATTTCTTGGACCCGAGGCAGCGTTTTATTACCGAAACCGTTATTGGTGGCTATGAGCAAATTAATGTCCAATTTTTTGGTGGGGTGGCGCACGCGGAACGTCGTCGCGCGCTGATTTATCCTGATTATTACACGCCGACAGAAGCTGATTTTGAGATTGCGTTGTTCCATATTCGCTACCCGGTGAAATTTACGACACTCACGCATCAAAAAATCCTTGGAACGCTAATGTCGCTTGGTATGAAGCGCGATATTTTTGGCGATATTTTAAATAATGGCACCGAATGGCAGCTATTAGTAGAAAGTTCGATGAAGGATTATTTAACATTACAGTTGGAAAAGATCGGTAAAGTCAACGTGATGCTAGAAGAAACTGATTTGGCTAATGCGGTTTATGCACCGGTTGTTTGGGAAGAAATGGGTTTAACCGTTTCTAGTATGCGACTTGATGTGATTATAAGTAATGCGCATCATATTTCACGGCAAAAAGCGAAACAATTGGTTGTCGCTGGGCTTGTTAAAGTAAATTGGAAAACCGTGGAAAATCCGGATTTTGAATGTGAAGAAGAGGATGTTTTATCTGCGCGGGGATACGGGCGAGTGAAGGTGCTCTCGACTGGGGGCAGAACGAAGAAAGATAAAATTCGCATCGAAATTGGCTATTTAAAATGA
- a CDS encoding YggS family pyridoxal phosphate-dependent enzyme: MTKQANLEKVTTQIEHACEESNRQPEDVTLVAVTKTIDVAGITELYDLGIRHFGENRADVFLEKTVELADKDDICWHYIGSLQTRKVKDVLPQIDYLHSLDRSSLAKEIEKRATKPVKCFLQVNISGEESKHGFSNEEALSFLQEADFTFIEIVGLMTMAPITNSDIELHHVFHELKQLQQEIHALQLKNIPCTELSMGMTNDYGIAITEGATFIRVGRALVSDDNMEV; encoded by the coding sequence ATGACAAAACAAGCTAATTTAGAAAAAGTAACGACACAAATCGAGCATGCCTGTGAAGAAAGTAATCGCCAGCCGGAAGATGTAACGTTAGTAGCTGTTACGAAAACGATTGATGTAGCTGGAATCACGGAGCTTTATGATTTAGGTATTCGCCACTTTGGTGAAAATCGTGCCGATGTTTTCCTAGAAAAAACAGTAGAACTTGCAGATAAAGACGACATTTGTTGGCATTACATTGGTTCTTTGCAAACGCGCAAAGTAAAAGATGTGTTACCACAAATCGATTATTTGCATTCGCTTGATCGATCATCGCTTGCAAAGGAAATCGAAAAGCGCGCTACTAAACCAGTTAAATGTTTTCTGCAAGTAAATATTTCTGGCGAGGAAAGTAAACATGGTTTTTCAAACGAAGAGGCATTATCTTTTTTACAAGAAGCAGATTTTACGTTTATTGAGATTGTTGGTTTAATGACAATGGCACCTATTACAAATAGCGACATAGAGCTGCATCACGTATTTCATGAGTTAAAGCAATTGCAGCAAGAAATTCATGCGCTTCAGTTAAAAAATATTCCATGTACAGAGTTATCTATGGGGATGACAAACGACTACGGAATTGCGATTACAGAAGGTGCAACATTTATACGAGTAGGAAGAGCTTTGGTGAGTGACGATAATATGGAGGTGTAA